A single genomic interval of Aegicerativicinus sediminis harbors:
- the hutF gene encoding formimidoylglutamate deiminase, which translates to MKKAEKSFQFKGLLTENGWLENVKVYLDDDGKIEKIDSGRVDSSAEGYALPGFQNAHSHAFQYAMAGLAELHSTNSVDDDFWSWRSAMYDIALSVSPDELEAIATMLYSKMLRFGYTSVAEFHYLHHDKDGKLFDNRAELGARLVSAAKTAGIKITLVPMFYQMGGFGQVALEKQKRFISPSLDEYLKLWEASEKVVRNQSHAKIGYGIHSLRAVKAGDIESFFKDYKQDLPFHIHLAEQIKEIKDCQEFYHMPPVEWFLNNAPVSENFHLVHCTHLNDFEVKGIAESGASVVLCPTTEGNLGDGIFRFIDYKEFNGNWSIGTDSHIGLNPFEELRLLDYGQRLISHKRNIFTTSESGDSGFNAIKMAWKSGRRAMGEQNSEFFEIGDDFDAVVMKSSSPLIENSSIKNLCNTFVYTADSRDILGTIVAGKWLVKENEHNKFQSIKDRFKEAIKNLAIR; encoded by the coding sequence ATGAAAAAGGCTGAAAAAAGTTTTCAATTTAAAGGTTTGCTTACCGAAAATGGTTGGCTGGAGAATGTTAAGGTTTATCTTGATGATGATGGTAAAATCGAAAAAATCGATAGTGGGAGAGTAGACAGTTCAGCTGAAGGCTATGCATTACCAGGTTTTCAAAATGCGCATTCCCACGCCTTTCAATATGCCATGGCTGGCTTAGCTGAGTTGCATTCAACAAATAGTGTTGATGACGACTTTTGGAGTTGGCGATCCGCTATGTATGACATTGCACTTTCTGTATCTCCGGATGAGTTAGAGGCTATTGCTACTATGCTTTATTCTAAAATGCTTCGCTTCGGCTACACTTCTGTGGCTGAATTTCATTATTTGCATCATGATAAAGATGGGAAGCTTTTTGATAATAGAGCCGAACTTGGAGCAAGATTAGTTAGTGCAGCAAAAACTGCCGGAATTAAAATTACACTTGTGCCCATGTTTTATCAAATGGGTGGATTTGGGCAAGTAGCTTTGGAAAAGCAAAAGCGTTTTATTTCGCCCTCTTTAGATGAATACTTGAAACTTTGGGAAGCTTCAGAAAAAGTTGTTAGAAATCAATCGCACGCAAAAATCGGTTATGGTATTCACTCTCTTAGAGCCGTAAAAGCTGGGGATATCGAATCTTTTTTCAAAGATTATAAGCAAGACTTGCCTTTTCATATTCACCTTGCCGAACAGATCAAAGAAATTAAAGATTGTCAAGAGTTTTATCATATGCCACCAGTTGAATGGTTTTTAAATAATGCGCCAGTTTCAGAAAATTTTCATTTGGTTCATTGTACGCATTTGAATGATTTTGAAGTGAAAGGAATTGCGGAAAGTGGTGCATCTGTGGTGCTGTGTCCCACTACTGAGGGTAATTTGGGTGATGGAATATTTCGATTTATAGATTATAAGGAATTTAATGGAAATTGGAGTATTGGTACGGATTCGCATATAGGTCTAAATCCTTTTGAAGAATTGAGATTATTGGATTATGGACAGCGATTAATTTCTCATAAGCGCAATATTTTTACAACTTCGGAAAGTGGGGATAGTGGTTTTAATGCTATTAAAATGGCTTGGAAGTCTGGTCGAAGAGCTATGGGTGAGCAAAATTCTGAATTCTTTGAAATTGGGGATGATTTTGATGCGGTTGTAATGAAGTCTTCCAGTCCATTAATCGAAAATTCTTCAATTAAAAACTTGTGTAACACTTTTGTCTATACTGCCGATTCAAGGGATATATTAGGCACAATTGTAGCAGGGAAATGGCTAGTTAAAGAAAATGAGCACAATAAGTTTCAATCGATAAAAGATCGATTTAAAGAAGCAATCAAAAATTTAGCAATTAGATAA
- the ahcY gene encoding adenosylhomocysteinase: MSTKTATYLPYKVKNIELAEWGRKEIELAEAEMPGLMSLREEYRDSQPLKGARIAGCLHMTIQTAVLIETLVALGAEVTWSSCNIFSTQDQAAAAIAAAGIPVYAWKGMTEEEFNWCIEQTLFFGEERKPLNMILDDGGDLTNMVFDNYPELISGIKGLSEETTTGVHRLYERMKKGTLPMPAINVNDSVTKSKFDNKYGCRESAVDAIRRATDVMLAGKRVVVCGYGDVGKGTAASFRGAGSIVTVTEIDPICALQAAMDGYEVKKLETVVGNADIVITATGNKDIVTGKHFEAMKDKTIVCNIGHFDNEIDMAWMNKNHGSTKNTIKDQVDKYSVNGNDIIILAEGRLVNLGCATGHPSFVMSNSFTNQTLAQIELWNNHGEYENKVYMLPKHLDEKVAKLHLEKIGVELTELKQDQANYIDVPVEGPFKPEYYRY, encoded by the coding sequence ATGAGTACAAAAACTGCAACTTACTTACCTTATAAAGTCAAAAATATTGAATTGGCTGAATGGGGCCGCAAAGAAATAGAGCTAGCTGAAGCTGAAATGCCAGGATTGATGAGCTTACGTGAGGAGTATCGCGACTCTCAACCGCTCAAAGGTGCCAGGATTGCCGGTTGTTTGCATATGACCATACAAACTGCTGTCCTTATTGAGACTTTGGTGGCATTAGGTGCTGAAGTTACCTGGAGTTCTTGCAATATCTTTTCAACTCAAGACCAAGCCGCTGCTGCCATTGCTGCTGCGGGCATTCCAGTTTATGCTTGGAAAGGAATGACTGAAGAAGAATTCAATTGGTGCATAGAACAAACCTTATTTTTTGGTGAAGAAAGAAAACCCTTGAACATGATTTTGGACGATGGCGGTGATCTAACAAATATGGTTTTTGATAACTATCCAGAATTAATTTCAGGCATTAAAGGTCTATCTGAAGAAACCACAACAGGTGTACACCGTTTGTATGAACGAATGAAAAAAGGCACTCTTCCTATGCCTGCCATCAACGTAAATGACTCTGTTACAAAGAGCAAATTCGATAATAAATATGGCTGTAGAGAAAGTGCTGTTGATGCTATTAGACGTGCAACCGACGTAATGTTAGCCGGTAAGCGTGTTGTGGTTTGTGGTTATGGAGATGTAGGTAAAGGAACTGCTGCGTCATTTAGAGGTGCTGGAAGTATAGTAACAGTTACTGAAATCGATCCAATTTGTGCATTACAGGCTGCAATGGACGGTTATGAAGTTAAAAAACTTGAAACTGTGGTTGGTAATGCTGACATTGTAATTACTGCTACTGGTAATAAGGACATTGTTACAGGCAAGCATTTTGAGGCGATGAAGGACAAGACCATAGTATGTAACATTGGGCATTTCGACAACGAAATAGATATGGCTTGGATGAATAAAAATCACGGTTCAACAAAAAACACCATTAAGGATCAAGTTGATAAATACTCTGTTAACGGCAACGATATTATTATTCTTGCTGAAGGTCGATTGGTGAATTTAGGTTGTGCAACAGGGCACCCTAGTTTTGTAATGAGCAACTCATTTACTAACCAAACTTTGGCACAGATTGAGTTGTGGAACAACCATGGAGAATATGAAAATAAGGTTTATATGCTTCCTAAACATTTAGATGAAAAGGTTGCAAAATTACATCTTGAAAAAATCGGAGTGGAATTAACTGAATTAAAGCAAGACCAAGCAAATTATATCGATGTACCTGTTGAAGGTCCATTTAAACCTGAATATTACAGATACTAA